From Stenotrophomonas nitritireducens, the proteins below share one genomic window:
- a CDS encoding esterase/lipase family protein, which yields MERIERPFFPVIYVRGYAMTRDEIVETTSTPFMGFEAGSTKMRQAQDGSIVKFVFESPLVRLMKDYDYRDVYEFGAERRDRISPRCIVIHRYYDPADPAFGDGKTPSIIDAATALGKRIEQLRDSICGNNAAMRKDFRVYLVAHSMGGLICRCLLQNPDVASAEVRAMVDKAFTYATPHNGIEVGGINLPNLLSINDLNNFNRTNMGKYLKVPKDKVNTLGNSGFPPERLFCLIGTNSRDYAAAHGLSSFAVGALSDGLVRIANAYVEGSPRAFVNRSHSGYFGIVNSEEGYQNLVRFLFGDTCATAQLDINALPFPPEIEAARKRGKKIESSYYIEATVAPRGAYTYELTSRTQANQCAIRREYGDIFDAQGNLLKDKRSTVLFSVFLDSSKILAGSEIAFSIDLAVSNAGYQVDGALFLKNHIPGEYLFRNTLVVFAKPDEAGGWRLRYVWSDDQWAGGPKNEAELAGARTKAVGITQQAPNIFAIPLQSAKGFNAELKLSLSAWR from the coding sequence ATGGAACGCATCGAACGCCCTTTCTTCCCGGTCATCTATGTGCGCGGCTACGCGATGACCCGCGATGAGATTGTGGAAACCACCTCCACCCCGTTCATGGGTTTCGAGGCCGGCTCCACCAAGATGCGCCAGGCGCAGGACGGCAGCATCGTCAAGTTCGTGTTCGAGTCGCCGCTGGTGCGGCTGATGAAGGATTACGACTACCGCGATGTCTACGAATTCGGTGCCGAACGCCGCGACCGCATCTCGCCACGCTGCATTGTCATCCATCGCTACTACGACCCGGCTGACCCGGCCTTTGGTGACGGCAAGACCCCGTCCATCATTGATGCGGCCACCGCGCTGGGCAAGCGCATCGAGCAGCTGCGCGACAGCATCTGCGGCAACAACGCGGCCATGCGCAAGGACTTCCGCGTCTACCTGGTGGCGCACTCGATGGGCGGGCTGATCTGCCGCTGCCTGCTGCAGAACCCGGATGTGGCCAGCGCCGAGGTGCGCGCGATGGTCGACAAGGCCTTCACCTATGCCACCCCGCACAACGGCATCGAGGTGGGCGGCATCAACCTGCCCAACCTGCTGTCGATCAACGACCTGAATAATTTCAACCGGACCAACATGGGCAAGTACCTCAAGGTGCCCAAGGACAAGGTCAATACGCTGGGCAACTCCGGCTTCCCGCCGGAGCGGCTGTTCTGCCTGATCGGCACCAACAGCCGCGACTACGCCGCCGCGCACGGGCTGTCATCCTTTGCGGTGGGCGCGCTCAGCGACGGGCTGGTGCGCATCGCCAACGCCTATGTGGAAGGTTCGCCGCGCGCGTTCGTCAACCGCAGCCACAGCGGCTATTTCGGCATCGTCAACTCCGAGGAGGGCTACCAGAACCTGGTGCGCTTCCTGTTCGGCGATACCTGCGCCACCGCGCAGCTGGACATCAATGCGCTGCCGTTCCCGCCGGAGATCGAGGCCGCCCGCAAGCGCGGCAAGAAGATCGAGTCTTCTTATTACATCGAGGCCACGGTGGCGCCGCGCGGTGCCTACACCTATGAACTCACCTCGCGCACACAGGCCAACCAATGTGCCATCCGACGCGAGTACGGCGACATCTTCGATGCGCAGGGCAACCTATTGAAGGACAAGCGCTCGACCGTGCTGTTCTCGGTGTTCCTGGACAGCAGCAAGATCCTGGCCGGCAGCGAGATTGCGTTCTCCATCGATCTGGCAGTGAGCAACGCCGGCTATCAGGTCGATGGTGCGCTGTTCCTGAAGAACCACATCCCCGGTGAATACCTGTTCCGCAACACCCTGGTGGTCTTCGCCAAACCCGACGAGGCGGGCGGCTGGCGGCTGCGCTATGTCTGGAGTGATGACCAGTGGGCCGGCGGACCGAAGAACGAGGCCGAGCTGGCGGGCGCGCGTACCAAGGCCGTCGGCATCACCCAGCAGGCGCCGAACATCTTCGCCATTCCACTGCAGTCGGCCAAGGGCTTCAACGCGGAACTGAAACTCTCCCTTTCCGCCTGGCGCTGA
- a CDS encoding PLP-dependent aminotransferase family protein, with translation MRSEPRKISLAEKVAMDIGRQILAGVLKPGDKLPSLREYARLNGYSKNTVISAFDLLGERALVEAQHGKGFFVRGVEAPPERDIDEEPVGYSRVIDTLWLMRQQAIREPGRSHLAEGFPPVDWLTYMRLDRFHRQVARSGSGSLFRYGNRYGYLPLRQQLIRRMAMHGMELGPRQLVTTFGANHALDLIIRRYVAPGDTVLVEQPGYYPLFGKLQLQGAKSIAITRRVDGPDLAEFEAALQTSKARVFFMQSTAHNPTGTDVSPEVGKRLLELAAAHNVLIVENDAMADFKPNSAFRLSSLSQFRNTLYVGSFSKSVSAALRSGFIAGENSHVEELADLKMLLHIGSSEYGERVLEAILREGNFLRHVGRLQDRVRAATAEGLEVLHRLDATVYAAPEQSLYLWARFRGIDDTRLLTSRLLSRGVVLAPGAFFNVDTEQVSPWTRLNVAYLNDGVFIDSIREELDQVPAMA, from the coding sequence ATGCGCTCTGAACCACGTAAGATTTCATTGGCGGAAAAAGTTGCCATGGATATTGGCCGCCAGATATTAGCCGGCGTGTTGAAGCCCGGCGACAAGCTGCCTTCGTTGCGCGAGTACGCGCGATTGAATGGCTATTCCAAGAACACGGTGATCTCGGCATTCGATCTGCTTGGCGAGCGAGCACTGGTGGAAGCACAACACGGCAAAGGTTTTTTTGTGCGTGGTGTGGAGGCGCCGCCGGAACGCGACATCGATGAAGAGCCGGTCGGCTACAGCCGCGTGATCGACACGTTGTGGCTGATGCGGCAGCAGGCCATCCGCGAACCGGGACGCTCGCATCTGGCCGAGGGTTTTCCGCCGGTTGACTGGTTGACGTACATGCGCCTGGACCGCTTCCACCGGCAGGTGGCACGCAGTGGCAGCGGCAGCCTGTTCCGCTACGGCAACCGCTATGGCTACCTGCCGTTGCGCCAGCAGCTGATCCGGCGCATGGCGATGCACGGCATGGAGCTGGGTCCGCGCCAGCTGGTGACCACCTTTGGCGCCAACCATGCGTTGGACCTGATTATCCGACGCTACGTCGCGCCGGGTGACACGGTGCTGGTCGAACAACCCGGCTACTACCCGTTGTTCGGCAAACTGCAGCTGCAGGGCGCCAAGTCGATCGCGATCACGCGGCGTGTGGACGGCCCGGACCTGGCCGAGTTCGAAGCCGCATTGCAGACCAGCAAGGCGCGCGTTTTCTTCATGCAGTCCACCGCGCACAACCCCACCGGCACCGATGTATCCCCCGAGGTTGGCAAGCGCCTGCTGGAGTTGGCGGCCGCGCACAATGTGCTGATCGTCGAGAACGACGCCATGGCCGATTTCAAGCCCAACTCGGCGTTCCGGCTGTCCTCGCTGTCGCAGTTCAGGAACACCTTGTACGTGGGCAGCTTCTCCAAGTCGGTGTCCGCCGCACTGCGCAGCGGTTTCATTGCCGGCGAGAACTCGCACGTCGAGGAACTGGCCGACCTGAAGATGCTGCTGCACATCGGCAGCAGCGAGTACGGCGAGCGTGTGCTGGAGGCAATTCTCCGCGAAGGCAATTTCCTGCGCCACGTGGGCCGCCTGCAGGACCGCGTACGTGCGGCCACCGCCGAAGGCCTGGAGGTATTGCATCGGCTGGATGCAACGGTCTACGCCGCGCCGGAGCAGAGTCTGTATCTGTGGGCACGATTCAGGGGCATTGACGACACCCGGCTGCTGACTTCGCGGCTGTTGTCACGCGGGGTGGTACTGGCCCCGGGCGCGTTCTTCAATGTCGATACGGAACAGGTGTCGCCGTGGACGCGGTTGAATGTTGCGTACTTGAACGATGGTGTGTTCATCGACAGCATCCGCGAAGAGTTGGATCAGGTGCCAGCGATGGCCTGA
- a CDS encoding LysR family transcriptional regulator — protein MANFSADIDVFVEVVGAGNFARAAERLHVTRSAAAKAIARLESRLKVRLFNRNTRSLNLTEAGATYYEHCLRALDEMKSAEQALESGKAEIAGRLRVSIPVLFGHLCVMPILIELAAQHPQLLLDVMFSDRMVDLLEDGVDLSIRNGNPPDSGDLVAKRLGEHGMVFCAAPKYLRRTSAVFDVAALEGLDAVAYTRHGQVVDWRLTVEERSICVRPKARMQTDDLQGVMDAAVAGMGVAWLPSWLARENLVRGALWELKTIGASAVFPINALWPRTQHMPRKLRTAIDLLAEKLPAQLAIVEG, from the coding sequence GTGGCAAATTTCTCAGCCGATATAGACGTTTTTGTCGAGGTTGTCGGGGCCGGCAATTTCGCGCGGGCTGCTGAGCGCTTGCACGTGACCCGGTCGGCGGCGGCAAAGGCGATCGCCCGGCTGGAATCGCGCCTGAAGGTGCGGTTGTTCAACCGCAACACGCGCAGCCTGAATCTTACCGAGGCCGGCGCGACCTACTACGAACACTGTTTGCGCGCCCTGGACGAAATGAAGAGCGCGGAGCAGGCGCTGGAAAGTGGCAAGGCAGAAATCGCCGGGCGGCTCCGGGTTTCGATACCGGTGCTGTTCGGGCATTTGTGCGTGATGCCCATCCTCATCGAGTTGGCGGCGCAGCATCCGCAGCTGCTGCTGGATGTGATGTTCTCCGATCGCATGGTTGACCTGCTGGAGGACGGCGTTGACCTGAGTATCCGCAACGGCAACCCGCCTGACAGTGGTGACCTGGTGGCCAAGCGTCTGGGCGAGCACGGGATGGTGTTCTGTGCGGCGCCGAAATATCTGCGGCGGACTTCAGCGGTATTCGACGTGGCAGCGCTGGAGGGATTGGACGCTGTCGCGTATACCCGGCACGGTCAGGTGGTTGATTGGCGGTTGACCGTGGAGGAGCGTTCAATCTGCGTGCGCCCGAAGGCGCGCATGCAGACCGACGATCTGCAAGGTGTCATGGACGCGGCTGTGGCGGGGATGGGCGTTGCCTGGCTGCCCTCGTGGCTGGCAAGGGAAAACCTTGTGCGTGGAGCGCTCTGGGAGTTGAAGACCATAGGCGCAAGTGCGGTCTTTCCGATCAATGCGCTGTGGCCACGCACGCAGCATATGCCACGCAAACTGCGCACTGCGATCGATCTTCTGGCGGAAAAGCTGCCTGCGCAGCTGGCCATTGTCGAGGGCTGA
- a CDS encoding FMN-dependent NADH-azoreductase: MTRILALKSSLNGANSRSNGLIDSFLAQRRANGYTDQVVERDLADIDLPVLDAELFHALRGAQSPNDRVSDAIALSDKLIDELKACELILIGAPMYNLNVPTPLKNWFDLIARAQVTFRYTDTYPEGLIHGVRAVVFSSRGGVHAGQATDAVTPYLRSVLGLIGVTDVSFVYAEGMDIRPHGIAAGMNEAATQIAQFAGH, from the coding sequence ATGACCCGAATTCTCGCCCTGAAATCCAGCCTCAACGGCGCAAACTCCCGCAGCAATGGATTGATCGACAGCTTCCTGGCCCAACGACGCGCCAATGGCTACACCGACCAGGTGGTCGAGCGTGACTTGGCCGACATCGATCTGCCAGTGCTGGATGCCGAGCTGTTCCATGCCCTGCGTGGCGCGCAATCGCCGAATGACCGCGTCAGCGATGCCATTGCGCTCTCGGACAAGTTGATCGATGAGCTCAAGGCCTGCGAACTGATACTCATCGGAGCGCCCATGTACAACTTGAACGTGCCTACGCCGCTGAAGAACTGGTTCGATCTCATCGCCAGAGCGCAGGTTACCTTCCGCTACACCGACACCTATCCGGAAGGCCTGATCCACGGTGTGCGTGCCGTTGTCTTCAGCTCCCGCGGCGGTGTCCATGCCGGGCAAGCGACAGACGCAGTCACGCCTTACCTGCGTTCGGTGTTGGGCCTGATTGGCGTCACCGACGTGTCATTCGTTTACGCCGAAGGCATGGATATCCGCCCACATGGCATCGCGGCCGGAATGAATGAGGCCGCCACTCAGATAGCGCAGTTTGCGGGCCACTGA